In a genomic window of Gossypium arboreum isolate Shixiya-1 chromosome 7, ASM2569848v2, whole genome shotgun sequence:
- the LOC108484325 gene encoding glycine-rich protein-like — protein sequence MPWFKHPLFSKYFDQFHKKERKKSNMSSISKSFLLLALLAAAVLLISSEVTARDLAETTTEKNNGEVATETTEAEAEVEESKYGYGGYGSRGGYGGYGGRGGYGGYGGRGGYGGYGGRGGYGGGYGGRGRGGYGGGCAYGCCHSDYYGRGCRRCCAYAGEAVNVETHADPHY from the exons ATGCCTTGGTTTAAACATCCTTTGTTCTCCAAATACTTTGATCAGTTccataagaaagaaagaaagaaatcaaatATGAGTTCCATTTCCAAGAGTTTCCTTCTCCTTGCCCTTTTAGCTGCTGCTGTTCTTCTCATTTCATCGGAAGTGACAGCTCGAGACCTTGCTGAAACCACCACTGAAAAGAACAATG GTGAGGTGGCTACTGAAACAACCGAGGCTGAGGCTGAGGTCGAAGAGTCCAAATATGGATATGGTGGATACGGGAGCCGTGGAGGTTATGGAGGATACGGAGGGCGCGGTGGGTACGGAGGATACGGAGGGCGTGGTGGGTACGGAGGATACGGAGGGCGCGGTGGGTATGGTGGTGGTTACGGTGGACGAGGACGTGGAGGTTATGGAGGAGGTTGTGCCTATGGATGCTGTCATTCAGATTATTACGGAAGAGGTTGTCGAAGGTGCTGCGCTTACGCTGGGGAGGCTGTGAATGTTGAAACACATGCTGATCCTCACTACTAA